In the genome of Paenibacillus sp. GP183, the window GCCGATGCCATGCCTGTTGGCTTTCCATACTTCGCTTAACGCGCCATTTTGTAAGACTAGCCGACCCGAGGATTACCGGTTCCATATGACTCTGGGGCAGCGATGGGAGTTAAATGCTAGAATGCTCCCAACAGGAAAGCACCAGATCCTAACGGAGCAGGAGGAGGCGATGAAGGGTGCGGGAGTATATCCGTTCTTTGAGGCCATGGACAATCATTATACGGCACAATCCCAGAATGGCAGAAATCGCGCTGTTCTCACAGATCTTCGCCAGCATGTATCCTTGGTGTACGACGTAGGCTCCTCCTACAAGCAGTGGATGATTTGGAACAACAATGCGAATCCGGGATTTTTCTGTCCAGAGCCTCAGGTCAACCTGGTTAATGCCTCGAATATCGAGATGCCTCCTGAGGACATCGGTTTATTCGCTCTGGCTCCCGGGGAACTGTGGGAAGAAACAAGTCTTTTGTACACAATTCCTTCTATGCTGCATAGTTAAACAAACAACTCAATCCCCCCTCTTCAATGAGAGAGGGGATTTTTCGGCTCTGGTGCAAATAAATTTGGACCCACAATATATAGTATTTTTTGAATTTGACACCGCATATGGTATGCAAAAAGGAGCTGGGGATTTCTCGATCGTTTGTTTCCCGGATTGAGAAGAGGGCGCTTATGAAGCTTTATCATGAGTTCGTGATTCTGCACTAAGATGCAGAAACATTAGGGATAAAGAAATGAAAGGGAGAAGGGTCAGGCGGATTTTTTCTAGTCTTATAAAGAGGTAAAACTCAGGTTGTGTGGGAAGCAGCGGGATTAGGATTGTGACTTCAATGCAACCCGGTGCTCCGGAAGTAAAATGAAGGTCAAAAACTTCATCTTAGAAAAGGGAGATTCGTTCCTGTTCTTTTTTAATGACGAAGAAAACATTGACAAAAGGGTATTCTACAGAATTTATTAAGGGGATAGTTGATAGATTATTTGAAGAAGGTTTTATTCATGAACAAGCAAAACAAAGTGATATAGCAAAGTTTGAAAGAGAAAAGTTAAATTATTCAAAAATCATATATCAGCATTTTACAAGAGATGAAAATGTCATGGACTATATTGATGAAATAAACAATGCTATTTCCATTGGTGTTGGCAGGGTAATATTTCGTATACAGTAAGACTTTTTTTGTCTCTGCGGGATTAATGAAGGATCAATATCTATCAGTTATAATTAATGCTATATTAATTTTTTACACCTCCTTTTATATTTTGGAGTTTTATAGACTGCTTTATTACTTTATTATTTAATTATTGAGACGCGTCAATACATAATAAATCTTTTTTGATATGAAAGGATGAAAACTTTTGAAAAGAGGAATTGTTTTTCTCGTGGCTTGTTTATTACTTGTGAGCGTTTTAGCAGGTTGTGGTTCAAATAACACTACTAAAGAAACTTCACAGGTAGCTAGTGCTGCACCTGCAGAAACCAAGAACACGACGGTTGATACAGCAAATACTAAAAAAGTTAAATTAACATTATGGCACTATTATGAAAAAGACATCCAAGATTACATTAAAAAATTTAACGAGTCACAGAATGAAGTTGAAGTCACACCAAAATTTGTTCCATTTAATGATTTTAAGAAACAGTTGACCATAGGTTTGTCTGCAGGAAATCTTCCGGATTTGGTTTTGATGGATAACCCGGATGTAGCGGCTTTTGCGGCCATGGGCCTTTTTGAGGATATTACCGATAAAGTTTCAACATGGGCTGAAAAAGACCAGTTCTTTGAAGGTCCAATGAAATCCGGTGTATACCAGGGTAAAAACTATGCATTACCTTTCGTAAGCAACTGCCTAGCAATGTTTTATAATACTGAGCTCTTAGATAAAGCAGGTGTTAAGCCGCCACAAACTTGGGATGAATTAAAGGCTACTGCAAAGCAGCTTACAAAAGGTGGAGTATATGGTTTTGCTACTTCCCTTGCAAAAGGCGAAGAAGGTACATTTAATTTCTATCCCTGGTTGATAGCTGCAGGTGGAGATCCAAACAAACTGGATAGTGCAGAAGTAGCAAATGCAGTTAATTTTCTTTCCGGCTTGATGAAGGATGGATCGATGAGCAGGGAAGTCATTAATGTGGGTATGTCCGATATTGAAAAGCAATTCGCGGCAGGTAAGGTTGCCATGATGATTAATGGGCCTTGGCAGACTCCGTCTATCCAAAAGGATAATCCAAACCTTAAGTTTGGTATAGCTTTAATCCCTAAAGGGCAAAAAGGCGGATCTGTTCTCGGTGGAGAAAATATTGGCATAGTAAAAGGTAAGAATAAGGAAGCTGCTTGGAAGTTCCTTTCATGGGCAGGCAGTGCAGATGCAATAAGGGCGTATACTAAGGCTTCCGGTGCTTTCCCTCCAAGAAAAGACGTTGCAGCTGACAAGAATTATACGGATGACCCTGCACTCAAGGTTTGGATGGAACAGATGCAGTATGCTATGCCTAGAGGACCTCATCCAAAATGGCCTGAGTTGTCTACAGCTTTATCAACTTCAGTGCAGGCAGTAGTTACAGGTACGAAATCAACTGAGGATGCACTGAAAGAAGCACAGGCGACAGTGGATAAGTTGATGAAATAATTCGAAAGAAAAATTGAGCTGTATTATGGGAGTATATGGTATGAACATATACTCCCATTTATTAATAAAAGGTGGTTTTTGTTATGAGGCTGATAAGTAAATTATTTCGAGGAGATAATATTGGTTTTATCTTTGTGTTACCTGCTACTATTTTTATGCTGGTATTTACCGGATACCCGATAATCAATAACATAGTCATGAGCTTTCAAGATGTCAATGTAATGACCGCAAACTTACCTCATAAAGAATTTGTAGGAATGGCCAATTACATTAACCTTACAAAAGAGTCAATTTTGAGAGTGTCACTTTTTAATACGCTATATTACACAGTAGCCAGTATATTTATTCAGTTTGTTTTAGGTTTTTTACTTGCTTTATTTTTTTATAAGAATTTTGGACTTTCAAAAAATATCAGGGGTTTGATTCTCATACCATGGATGATTCCCGCCACTATCACTGCCCTTGTATTTAAGTATATGTTCAGTGCTACAGGCGGAATTATAGATCAAATTCTAATGAACCTACATATCACCAGCAAGCCTGTAGAATGGCTGATTCACCCAACAAGTGCAATGTGGTCGTTGATTATTACAAACTCCTGGATCGGTATTCCCTTTACAATGATCATGCTTTTAACCGGTTTAACTACTATTCCTCATGAAATCTATGAAAGTACGGATATTGATGGAGCAAATTGGTGGAATAAACTGATACATATTACTCTTCCAATGTTAAAGCCGGCAATCGAAGCTGTCCTGATTTTGGGATTCATTGCAACCTTTAAGGTGTTCGATTTAGTTTATGTTATGACAAAAGGAGGGCCTGTTGATTCAACAGAAACTCTCTCAACTCTTTCC includes:
- a CDS encoding sugar ABC transporter permease; its protein translation is MRLISKLFRGDNIGFIFVLPATIFMLVFTGYPIINNIVMSFQDVNVMTANLPHKEFVGMANYINLTKESILRVSLFNTLYYTVASIFIQFVLGFLLALFFYKNFGLSKNIRGLILIPWMIPATITALVFKYMFSATGGIIDQILMNLHITSKPVEWLIHPTSAMWSLIITNSWIGIPFTMIMLLTGLTTIPHEIYESTDIDGANWWNKLIHITLPMLKPAIEAVLILGFIATFKVFDLVYVMTKGGPVDSTETLSTLSYRLSFTEFNFSKGAAVANILFVILFLVSLGYLKLIKEDEVM
- a CDS encoding ABC transporter substrate-binding protein, whose amino-acid sequence is MKRGIVFLVACLLLVSVLAGCGSNNTTKETSQVASAAPAETKNTTVDTANTKKVKLTLWHYYEKDIQDYIKKFNESQNEVEVTPKFVPFNDFKKQLTIGLSAGNLPDLVLMDNPDVAAFAAMGLFEDITDKVSTWAEKDQFFEGPMKSGVYQGKNYALPFVSNCLAMFYNTELLDKAGVKPPQTWDELKATAKQLTKGGVYGFATSLAKGEEGTFNFYPWLIAAGGDPNKLDSAEVANAVNFLSGLMKDGSMSREVINVGMSDIEKQFAAGKVAMMINGPWQTPSIQKDNPNLKFGIALIPKGQKGGSVLGGENIGIVKGKNKEAAWKFLSWAGSADAIRAYTKASGAFPPRKDVAADKNYTDDPALKVWMEQMQYAMPRGPHPKWPELSTALSTSVQAVVTGTKSTEDALKEAQATVDKLMK